The Thalassotalea piscium sequence AATTAATTGTTCAATGTTGTCTAAAAACTTTTCGTCTTTTGGACTAACCAACGAAATTGCAGTGCCTGATTTACCCGCTCGACCTGTTCGGCCAATACGGTGAACGTAATCTTCAGCTAAAAAGGGTAAATGAAAGTTAATAACATATGGAAGATCTTCAATATCTAGGCCTCGAGCAGCGACATCAGTAGCAACCAACACCCTTATTTTACCTTCAGAAAACTGCTCTAGGGCTTTATTTCTTCCGCCTTGAGAGATATCTCCATGACATAATGCTGCTTTAATCCCATCAAGTTTAAGTTCTTTAGCAAGTATATTTGCACTTTCTTTAGTGCCAGCAAAAACAAGTACTTGTTTCCAGTTATTTACACCTATTAGCTCTGAAAGTAGTTCTCGTTTTCTTGCTTCGGCAACCCAGTATACAGACTGTTTAACTTTACCTGATGTAGCATTCTGCTTAGATACTTCAATCGTTTTAGGTGTATGAAGTACTTGTTTGGCTAATAGTTTTACTTTGTTAGAAAACGTGGCAGAAAACATTAAAGTTTGATGTTTTTGCTTGATAGCGGCAAGAATACGCTCAAGTTCAGTTAAAAAGCCCATATCAAGCATACGATCAGCTTCATCAAGAACTAAAAATTTAACATGTGATAAATCAACATGACGCAAAGCCATATGCTCTAAAAGCCTGCCCGGTGTTGCCACTAAAACATTCACACCTGTTTTTAGCATTTTAGTTTGTGCCGGCATATTTACACCGCCATAAATGGTGCCCGATGAGATTGATAAAAACTCACTATACGTCGTAATATTTTCGCCTACTTGCTGAGCAAGCTCACGAGTTGGTGTTAATATTAATGCTTGCAGGGTATTACTCGAACCAGAAACAGCATCAAGAATTGGCAAACTAAACGCGGCCGTTTTACCTGTTCCTGTTTGCGCACTGGCAAGAATATCGACACCTGAACGAATGGCAGGAATGGCTTGTTGTTGTATCGGGGTTAGGTTTTTATAACCGCAATTCTTTACCGCTTTAAGTAAATTTTCCGACAAACCAATGGCATCTACACTCATTCAACTACCTTTATTAAAAACAATAACAAAAAGCGATTATAACAGTATTCACATTACAGGTGACATAATAATTATGCCTTGTTGCTCCTTACTTAACCTGAGCTCGGGATAATGAATGTGCGAAAAAACAGAAAAAGTAATATTACACAATGCTTTAAGTTGTTTCTTCACAAGTTCTAAGTGCATTTTTACTAGCAATGCTATAAGTTTTGTGTAAATCAAGGCTGATTTTTCTACCTAATAGCCTGCTACTAGTAGCAAATTAACGGTTTTTTAGTTTCAGACAAAAGCCAAGTACCTACGTCCATGCAGGTAACGCAGATACGCGTAAAAATCTTAGTTTTGGTGTACTTAGCTTATCCCGAATTCAGGTTACTTAACATTGTCACCCCAAACATCCTTACTTAAATGTAATGATTTATGCTGCTGAGCATTAGGTTTGTATGTTGGTAACTGTCCTTTAGCCAATTGCTGATGATAATCTTTAGTAACAGCAACTACTACTTTAGTAAGTAAAAACAATGCGGTAACGTTAACTACCGTCATTAAACCCGTTGAAAGATCTGCCAACGCAATAACTTCAGGCAAGCTAGCCACCGAACCAAACACTAACATTGCCAAAAAGCCAACACGTAAAAACCAATGTCCAAGTAAATTATCTAAATTTAAATACTTCAAGTTATTTTCTGCGTATGCAAAGTTAGCCACTATCGAAGTAAAACCAAAGAGCAATATGGCCACAGTGATGAAATCACTGCCCCAGTCTCCCACTTGAAATGCCAACGCTTGCTGAGTTAATTGTATGCCTTTTATCTCGGTACCATGACCATCAAAAAGTAATATTAAAAAGGCGGTGCATGAACATATTACTATTGTGTCGAAAAACACAGCTAACATTTGAATATACCCCTGAGAAACAGGGTGTGGAGGATACGGTACAGCCGCAGCTGCAGCATTAGGTGCACTGCCCATTCCGGCTTCATTGGAATACAGACCCCGCTTAACCCCTTGCACAATAGCGGCTCCAACTAAGCCACTTCCAGCTTCTTTTAACCCTAATGCCGAATTAATAATATCCATAATAATTGCAGGTATTAATTCAATGTTTTGGCCAATAACAACAATACAGACAATAAAATAAGCTAACCCCATAAAAGGAACAGTAAGTTCAGCAAAGCGGGCAATATTTTTTAAGCCCCCCATAATAATATAGGCCGTGGCTAAAGTGATAATAACGCCCGTTATCACAGGATTAATACCAAAGGAGCCGTTAAAGGCATCTGTAATAGAGTTTGCTTGCACTGAACTAAAAACAAAACCGTAACCAAAAAATAAACATAAGGAGAAAACCATCGCTAAATGACGGTTTTTTAACCCCTTACTCATGTAGTAAGCGGGTCCACCTCTAAAGTTACCATTACTGTCTTTCTCTTTATACAATTGCCCAAGAGTGCTTTCAGCAAATGCAGTAGCCATTCCTACTATCGCTATTAACCACATCCAAAAAACAGCACCTGCTCCACCTAACGAAATAGCAACAGCAACTCCCATCAAGTTACCTGTGCCAACACGAGCCGCAAGCGAGGTGCATAACGCCTGAAATGAAGAAATACCATGTGCGTTTGACTTTCTACTCGACTTTAACAAAGTAAACATATGGAAAAACTTTGTTAACTGAATTGCTTTTAGGCGAAAGGTAAACCAAATACCACAACCGGTAAGTAAATAAATTAAAACACTGCCCCATAAATATCCGTTTACTGTACCAACCCACTGCTCGATAAATGTCATAAAATGCTCATGTTGTTAATTATTTACATAAAAAAACCAGTGGTATTGCAACCACTGGTTTATATTTGATGAAATACCAAATAACTTGTCTAATTCCTTTATGTATAAGAGTCTATAACGACTAACAATTTATCTAAAGTGCTTTTGAAATTTTTTCAACTGAATCTTTCGCATCACCAAAAAGCATCTGACTATTGTCTTTAAAAAATAACGGATTCTGCACACCAGCATAACCAGTACTCATAGAACGTTTAAAAACAACCACATTTTTAGCATGCCAAACCTCTAATACAGGCATTCCAGCAATCGGACTTGTTGGGTCTTCTGTTGCAGCTGGGTTAACAGTATCATTTGCTCCTATTACTAGAACGACATCAGTTTGTGCAAAGTCATCATTAATTTCTTCCATACCTAACACAATATCATATGGGACCTTTGCCTCAGCAAGTAACACATTCATGTGACCTGGTAAACGCCCTGCTACAGGATGAATTCCAAAACGCACTTTTATGCCTTTTTCAATTAATTTTTGAGTTAATTCATACACGGGGTATTGTGCTTGAGCAACTGCCATTCCATAACCTGGTGTAATAATGACAGACTTAGCATTAGTCAACATTTCAGCAACAGCTTCTGCTTGTACTTCAACATGCTCACCATAGTCTGTATCAGTATCAATAACCACATCTGTGCCAAAACCACCAGCGATAACACTGATAAACGATCGATTCATCGCTTTACACATAATATAAGATAAAATTGCGCCAGATGATCCCACAAGGGCACCTGTCACTATTAATAAGTCGTTACTTAGCATAAAACCTGCTGCCGCTGCAGCCCAACCAGAATAAGAGTTAAGCATAGAAACCACTACGGGCATATCTGCACCACCAATAGAGGCAACTAAATGCCAACCAAACACTAAGGCGATCGCCGTCATAAAGTAAAGTGCATTATCTGAGCCCCCCGCTTTTACAAACGCTATCATCAGTGCAAACGAAACAACCCCAGCAAGTAAATTAAGTTTATGACGATGCGGTAACATTAACGCTGACGAACTGAGTAAGCCACTAAGTTTTGCATAAGCAACTATCGAGCCCGTAAAAGTAACCGCACCAATAAAGACGCCTAAAAACACTTCGGTTAAATGAATGTTATGCGCGACTTCTTGGCTATCGGTTAGCATTATCTGTGCGGCGGGGTGAATACCAAAATAGCTGTTAAATCCCACTAACACCGCGGCTAAACCAACAAAACTATGTAAAATAGCCACAAGCTCTGGCATTTGTGTCATTTCTACTTTATTTGCTAAGCGTAAACCAATAACACTACCAATAATCATGGCAATAATAATCATTAATACATTATCAACACGAGGGTCTGCAATTGTAGCCAGTAAAGCAATAGCCATACCGACAATACCAAACCAGTTACCGGTTTCAGCTGTTTTTTGCTTACTTAGTCCAGATAATGAAAAAATAAATAATAAAGCGGCAATGATGTATGCGGCCGAGATAAAACCTTGTGAAATTTCCATGTCAGCCCCTTACTTTCTAAACATTTTTAACATACGTTTAGTGACTACAAAGCCACCCACGATGTTAATGGTTGCAATTAAAACAGCTATTGCTGCCAATACTTGTATAACAATATTACTACTTCCAATTTGCAGTAGTGCGCCCACAATAATGATGCCAGAAATTGCATTAGTGACACTCATTAACGGGGTATGAAGTGAATGACTAACGTTCCACACCACGTAATAACCAATAACGCAGGCCAATACAAATACTGTAAAGTGAGATAAAAAGTCAGCTGGGGCAACACTTGCCACCCATGCAAAAAGTAAAGCACCTGCGCCCATAAACACATACTTCTTATTACTTGGGGCGGCAGTGTCTTCCTCGACTATTGCCGGTTTAGTTGTTGCCTTTGATTTTACTGGCGCGGCGCTTACTTGAATAGGCGGCGGTGGAAAAGTAATTTCATCGTCTTTAACAACCGTCATATTACGTATAACTTGATCATCAAAATCAATAATTAATTGACCATTTTTGTCTTTGCAAAGTAACGCTAATAAATTAACTAAATTATTAGCATAAAGTTGTGATGATTGATTAGGTAAGCGCGACACTAAGTCGGTATAACCAATAATATGAACGCCGTTTGCATTCGTTACTTTGCCTGCAACGGTTAACTCACAATTACCTCCGCCAGCTGCTGCTAAGTCAACAATTACACTGCCTGTTTTCATTGAAGCAACCATCTCAGCCGTGATCAATTTAGGTGCAGGTTTGCCTGGTATCATCGCGGTGGTAATAATAATATCAACGTCTTTAGCTTGCTCTGCAAATAATGCCATTTCAGCGTCAATAAAGGCTTTACTCATTTCTTTAGCATAACCGTCGCCAGCACCTGTATCTTCTGGCTCTTCATAATCAAGTTCAAGAAATTCTGCTCCCATACTTTCAATTTGCTCTTTTACTTCAGGCCTTGTATCAAAAGCGCGTACAATAGCACCTAAACTACCTGCCGTACCTATTGCAGCTAAACCTGCAACACCCGCACCAATTATCATAACTTTAGCAGGGGGCATTTTACCTGCAGCTGTAATTTGCCCTGTTAAAAAACGACCAAACTGATGAGTTGCTTCAATTACCGCACGATAACCTGCAATATTTGCCATTGAACTTAATGCATCCATTGACTGAGAGCGTGTCATTCTTGGCACCATTTCCATTGCTAAACTCGTGATCGATTTAGCTTTTAACAGGTTAAGCAGGTCAGGGTTCGTTGCAGGTGCTAGAAAGCTGATCAATGTTGCTCCTACTTTCATTTGCTCAACTTCATCTAGGGTTGGCGGATTAACCTTTAAGATGATATCTGCTTGCCAACATGCTTTTTTAGCAACAACTTCAGCATGGGCAGCGATAAATTCATCATCATAAAAACTCGCTTTGGTACCAGCACCTTTTTGTATTTGAACCGTAAAACCAAGTTTTATTAATGATGTAACT is a genomic window containing:
- a CDS encoding DEAD/DEAH box helicase; the encoded protein is MSVDAIGLSENLLKAVKNCGYKNLTPIQQQAIPAIRSGVDILASAQTGTGKTAAFSLPILDAVSGSSNTLQALILTPTRELAQQVGENITTYSEFLSISSGTIYGGVNMPAQTKMLKTGVNVLVATPGRLLEHMALRHVDLSHVKFLVLDEADRMLDMGFLTELERILAAIKQKHQTLMFSATFSNKVKLLAKQVLHTPKTIEVSKQNATSGKVKQSVYWVAEARKRELLSELIGVNNWKQVLVFAGTKESANILAKELKLDGIKAALCHGDISQGGRNKALEQFSEGKIRVLVATDVAARGLDIEDLPYVINFHLPFLAEDYVHRIGRTGRAGKSGTAISLVSPKDEKFLDNIEQLIGRTFERIIVPGYELNKSTPIIHQQEAQSEVVEKKSRYQVTQDKNQALAKKRSDSSNTPKKAAKKPLRSPKNAKGTIKQKRR
- a CDS encoding alanine/glycine:cation symporter family protein, translating into MTFIEQWVGTVNGYLWGSVLIYLLTGCGIWFTFRLKAIQLTKFFHMFTLLKSSRKSNAHGISSFQALCTSLAARVGTGNLMGVAVAISLGGAGAVFWMWLIAIVGMATAFAESTLGQLYKEKDSNGNFRGGPAYYMSKGLKNRHLAMVFSLCLFFGYGFVFSSVQANSITDAFNGSFGINPVITGVIITLATAYIIMGGLKNIARFAELTVPFMGLAYFIVCIVVIGQNIELIPAIIMDIINSALGLKEAGSGLVGAAIVQGVKRGLYSNEAGMGSAPNAAAAAVPYPPHPVSQGYIQMLAVFFDTIVICSCTAFLILLFDGHGTEIKGIQLTQQALAFQVGDWGSDFITVAILLFGFTSIVANFAYAENNLKYLNLDNLLGHWFLRVGFLAMLVFGSVASLPEVIALADLSTGLMTVVNVTALFLLTKVVVAVTKDYHQQLAKGQLPTYKPNAQQHKSLHLSKDVWGDNVK
- the pntB gene encoding Re/Si-specific NAD(P)(+) transhydrogenase subunit beta encodes the protein MSQGFISAAYIIAALLFIFSLSGLSKQKTAETGNWFGIVGMAIALLATIADPRVDNVLMIIIAMIIGSVIGLRLANKVEMTQMPELVAILHSFVGLAAVLVGFNSYFGIHPAAQIMLTDSQEVAHNIHLTEVFLGVFIGAVTFTGSIVAYAKLSGLLSSSALMLPHRHKLNLLAGVVSFALMIAFVKAGGSDNALYFMTAIALVFGWHLVASIGGADMPVVVSMLNSYSGWAAAAAGFMLSNDLLIVTGALVGSSGAILSYIMCKAMNRSFISVIAGGFGTDVVIDTDTDYGEHVEVQAEAVAEMLTNAKSVIITPGYGMAVAQAQYPVYELTQKLIEKGIKVRFGIHPVAGRLPGHMNVLLAEAKVPYDIVLGMEEINDDFAQTDVVLVIGANDTVNPAATEDPTSPIAGMPVLEVWHAKNVVVFKRSMSTGYAGVQNPLFFKDNSQMLFGDAKDSVEKISKAL
- a CDS encoding Re/Si-specific NAD(P)(+) transhydrogenase subunit alpha → MIIGIPKETLKGENRVACAPSAVTSLIKLGFTVQIQKGAGTKASFYDDEFIAAHAEVVAKKACWQADIILKVNPPTLDEVEQMKVGATLISFLAPATNPDLLNLLKAKSITSLAMEMVPRMTRSQSMDALSSMANIAGYRAVIEATHQFGRFLTGQITAAGKMPPAKVMIIGAGVAGLAAIGTAGSLGAIVRAFDTRPEVKEQIESMGAEFLELDYEEPEDTGAGDGYAKEMSKAFIDAEMALFAEQAKDVDIIITTAMIPGKPAPKLITAEMVASMKTGSVIVDLAAAGGGNCELTVAGKVTNANGVHIIGYTDLVSRLPNQSSQLYANNLVNLLALLCKDKNGQLIIDFDDQVIRNMTVVKDDEITFPPPPIQVSAAPVKSKATTKPAIVEEDTAAPSNKKYVFMGAGALLFAWVASVAPADFLSHFTVFVLACVIGYYVVWNVSHSLHTPLMSVTNAISGIIIVGALLQIGSSNIVIQVLAAIAVLIATINIVGGFVVTKRMLKMFRK